In Primulina huaijiensis isolate GDHJ02 chromosome 6, ASM1229523v2, whole genome shotgun sequence, a single window of DNA contains:
- the LOC140978382 gene encoding DNAJ protein JJJ1 homolog, producing MASTEKRCLYEVLGLSRDCTADEIRSAYKRLALQRHPDKLVQSGVSDADATAAFQELFNAYEVLSDARERAWYDSHRTQILFSTSSASDGSSNLVPDLFPFFSNSVFSGYTDSGRGFYKVYGDLFERIYGSELSFAKKLGLDLPKEAPVLGNLESPYAQVTAFYNYWLGFATAMDFCWVDQYDVMAGPNRKSRRLMEEENKKLRRKARREFNETVRGLAEFVKKRDKRVIDFQVKRNEEMEKKREEEKQRKKELERQKAERARNYTEPEWAKIEELDDEEAEDVDERKNELYCVVCGKKFKTDKQWENHEQSKKHKEKLAELRETFSEEDREYKAAGENGKAEEEHGDADGYGAGYLSANECLNDLEEQFKVKIGIQEEETCNDNAEFSEATSFNDMDSGSGQKEASAQMESDDDETSFLQTMVSGRKSRNRVGNKPKSPVSRIEAEVHSDELEFMEYNDMKGSRRSMGGRRRRKDRSQDEEVETSTADASTKNFQAKEQDGPDDTSLVGESVSNTLPESETMSGGDDTRKWGQKYQQQAADKKSTIKKENVSKSKVASRGRKQKAAIGDSGTACEKCGEEFETRNKLHKHLGETGHATLRSR from the exons ATGGCATCGACGGAGAAACGATGCCTGTACGAAGTCCTTGGCTTGAGCCGCGACTGCACTGCCGATGAAATTCGCTCGGCATACAAGCGGCTCGCTCTCCAGCGCCACCCCGATAAGCTGGTCCAGAGCGGCGTCTCCGATGCCGACGCCACCGCCGCCTTCCAGGAGCTTTTCAACGCCTACGAGGTCCTCTCCGACGCTCGGGAGCGCGCTTGGTACGACTCCCACCGTACACAAATCCTCTTCTCGACCAGTTCCGCATCCGATGGGTCCTCCAATTTAGTCCCCGATTTGTTTCCTTTCTTCTCGAATTCTGTATTTTCAGGCTACACGGATTCGGGGAGGGGTTTTTATAAGGTGTATGGAGATTTGTTTGAGAGAATATATGGGAGTGAATTGAGTTTTGCGAAGAAATTGGGCTTGGATTTGCCCAAGGAAGCTCCTGTTTTGGGCAATTTGGAGAGTCCTTATGCTCAG GTGACAGCCTTTTACAATTATTGGCTAGGATTTGCTACAGCAATGGATTTCTGTTGGGTGGATCAGTATGATGTGATGGCGGGTCCAAACAGGAAGTCAAGGAGGCTAATGGAAGAGGAGAACAAAAAGTTGAGGAGAAAGGCACGTCGAGAGTTTAATGAGACGGTTAGGGGACTGGCAGAGTTTGTGAAGAAGAGGGATAAGCGAGTGATTGATTTTCAGGTGAAGAGGAATGAGGAGATGGAGAAGAAGAGAGAGGAGGAGAAACAGAGGAAGAAAGAATTAGAAAGACAAAAAGCGGAAAGAGCAAGGAATTATACCGAGCCTGAGTGGGCAAAGATCGAGGAGTTGGATGATGAAGAGGCTGAGGATGtggatgaaaggaaaaatgagttGTATTGTGTAGTTTGTGGAAAGAAATTCAAGACGGATAAGCAATGGGAGAACCATGAGCAGTCTAAGAAGCACAAGGAAAAGCTAGCTGAATTGAGAGAAACATTTAGTGAGGAAGATAGAGAATATAAAGCAGCAGGAGAGAATGGAAAGGCTGAGGAGGAACACGGGGACGCTGATGGATATGGTGCTGGATATTTGTCAGCAAATGaatgtttaaatgatttagaaGAGCAATTTAAGGTAAAGATTGGTATTCAAGAAGAGGAGACATGTAATGATAATGCTGAATTTAGTGAGGCAACATCGTTCAATGATATGGACAGTGGCAGCGGACAGAAAGAAGCAAGTGCTCAGATGGAGTCAGATGATGATGAAACAAGTTTCCTTCAAACCATGGTGTCAGGACGTAAGAGCAGAAATAGGGTTGGAAATAAACCGAAGTCTCCAGTTAGTAGAATTGAAGCAGAGGTTCACAGTGATGAATTGGAGTTCATGGAGTATAATGACATGAAAGGTTCTCGGAGGAGCATGGGAGGCAGGAGGAGACGGAAGGATAGAAGTCAAGATGAAGAAGTAGAAACTAGCACTGCTGATGCATCAACGAAAAATTTCCAGGCCAAGGAACAGGATGGGCCTGATGATACCTCTCTTGTTGGGGAGTCGGTATCAAACACTTTACCAGAATCTGAGACCATGAGTGGTGGAGATGATACTAGGAAATGGGGTCAAAAGTATCAACAGCAAGCCGCGGACAAGAAATCTacaataaagaaagaaaatgtaTCCAAGTCAAAGGTTGCCTCCCGAGGAAGGAAACAAAAG GCTGCAATTGGAGATTCAGGCACTGCATGTGAAAAGTGTGGAGAGGAATTTGAAACAAG GAATAAATTGCATAAACATTTGGGAGAAACTGGCCATGCTACACTAAGATCTCGATGA
- the LOC140978491 gene encoding uncharacterized protein isoform X1 produces the protein MDVWFVAAAAGAGYLAQRLKNINRGKHKLLSSKNLNVVKQEVPAVLPKIEDNKYQLHRVLSSENLGKCDCTEKEWACQDAFGPEMVSTDEFQGETLAEDTSSSATVLSNTGGNCGDGVILDDIADDSLPQPSTIEMGFSYDFRRNRSSIRSRQINRQFIKRRTSLERCLMAQLLEEHAETEENMSSVNLSNKPTMRPFHVTGESSLIRREPCASCNAAWRHKLLKETHLEENNDVLGVIRMLHAVPMESQENTKARTEKNRTLRRNNSSTTMNGNHKIAQGGSSDGALLFYLGLTMGMVSSFLENKREMEKLDKLLKHKENLVQDLQEELEMKDSLTVKELTVEDYESQDNSCDQMAEEESLSKIEAVLEAELERLESNMNSTRFKAKLSYVSVVSMLDQDFVSDVTEWELKADLFDAEKDTRPYTNREGISPPSAEYPISPRELSLRLHEVIQSRLEERVVELEAALANSQGKDIIGTSSSHDSPVPQDEQKSVVLNLSRETLAAYTEAYEELMTVSESDDEDFPFPFEKRNDHQDIRMKDVDTVRDSNSNVHLECRNGYIETELNLGSVKNLDIMKDIVCDSRDESEGGEEEMESVLIRQLVEKARQGFPLVLNAQKALLSTEQINL, from the exons ATGGATGTTTGGTTTGTTGCTGCCGCTGCTGGTGCCGGCTATTTAGCTCAGCGTCTGAAGAATATTAATCGTGGTAAACACAAATTGTTGTCTTCTAAAAACCTTAATGTTGtcaaacaagaggtaccggcaGTTCTGCCAAAGATCGAGGATAATAAGTATCAGTTGCACAGAGTGTTATCAAGTGAAAATTTAGGTAAATGCGATTGTACAGAAAAAGAATGGGCTTGTCAAGACGCTTTTGGTCCAGAAATGGTTTCAACTGATGAATTTCAAGGTGAAACTTTGGCAGAGGATACAAGTTCTTCAGCCACAGTTTTAAGCAACACGGGAGGGAATTGTGGAGACGGAGTAATCCTTGACGACATTGCAGATGATTCATTGCCTCAACCTTCTACAATAGAAATGGGGTTTTCTTATGATTTTAGAAGAAATAGAAGTAGCATTAGAAGTAGACAAATCAACAGGCAATTCATAAAACGTCGTACATCTCTTGAACGTTGTCTTATGGCTCAGTTACTGGAGGAACATGCTGAGACTGAAGAAAATATGAGTTCTGTCAATCTATCAAACAAACCGACAATGCGGCCATTTCACGTGACTGGTGAAAGCTCATTAATCAGGAGAGAACCCTGTGCATCCTGCAATGCAGCTTGGAGACATAAGTTGCTCAAGGAAACACATTTAGAAGAGAATAATGACGTGCTAGGAGTTATAAGAATGCTGCATGCTGTACCCATGGAGTCACAAGAGAACACCAAAGCTAGAACTGAAAAAAACCGTACTCTAAGGAGGAACAACTCTAGCACAACAATGAACGGAAATCACAAGATTGCACAAGGTG GATCATCTGACGGGGCTCTTCTTTTCTATCTTGGATTGACAATGGGAATGGTCTCGtcttttttggaaaataaaaggGAAATGGAAAAATTGGATAAGTTGTTGAAGCATAAGGAGAACCTGGTTCAAGATTTGCAAGAGGAACTTGAGATGAAGGATTCGTTGACTGTGAAAGAGCTTACTGTGGAGGATTATGAATCTCAAGACAATTCCTGTGATCAAATGGCTGAGGAGGAATCATTAAGCAAAATAGAAGCAGTGCTTGAAGCAGAACTGGAGAGGCTGGAATCAAACATGAACTCGACTAGATTTAAAGCGAAACTGTCCTATGTATCCGTGGTAAGCATG CTTGATCAAGATTTTGTATCAGATGTTACCGAGTGGGAGTTGAAAGCTGACTTGTTTGATGCGGAGAAAGACACTCGACCATATACAAATAGGGAGGGAATCTCCCCTCCCTCGGCCGAGTATCCAATCTCCCCCAGAGAACTAAGCTTGAGGCTACATGAAGTCATCCAATCAAGACTCGAAGAACGTGTGGTTGAACTCGAGGCAGCACTCGCAAACAGCCAGGGGAAGGATATTATTGGGACTTCTTCCAGTCATGATAGCCCGGTTCCTCAGGACGAGCAAAAGTCTGTTGTGTTAAATTTATCCAGGGAAACTTTGGCTGCATATACCGAAGCATATGAGGAGTTAATGACGGTATCTGAGTCTGATGATGAAGATTTTCCTTTTCCGTTTGAGAAGAGAAACGACCATCAAGATATAAGGATGAAAGACGTGGATACGGTTCGAGATAGCAACTCAAACGTCCACTTGGAATGTCGTAATGGATACATAGAAACTGAATTAAATCTTGGAAGTGTGAAAAATCTTGATATTATGAAAGATATTGTGTGTGACAGTAGAGATGAGAGTGAAGGCGGTGAGGAGGAGATGGAGAGTGTGTTGATAAGACAACTTGTAGAGAAAGCAAGGCAGGGCTTTCCTCTAGTTTTGAATGCTCAAAAGGCTTTATTATCGACTGAGCAAATTAATCTTTGA
- the LOC140978491 gene encoding uncharacterized protein isoform X3: MDVWFVAAAAGAGYLAQRLKNINRGKHKLLSSKNLNVVKQEVPAVLPKIEDNKYQLHRVLSSENLGKCDCTEKEWACQDAFGPEMVSTDEFQGETLAEDTSSSATVLSNTGGNCGDGVILDDIADDSLPQPSTIEMGFSYDFRRNRSSIRSRQINRQFIKRRTSLERCLMAQLLEEHAETEENMSSVNLSNKPTMRPFHVTGESSLIRREPCASCNAAWRHKLLKETHLEENNDVLGVIRMLHAVPMESQENTKARTEKNRTLRRNNSSTTMNGNHKIAQGGSSDGALLFYLGLTMGMVSSFLENKREMEKLDKLLKHKENLVQDLQEELEMKDSLTVKELTVEDYESQDNSCDQMAEEESLSKIEAVLEAELERLESNMNSTRFKAKLSYVSVLDQDFVSDVTEWELKADLFDAEKDTRPYTNREGISPPSAEYPISPRELSLRLHEVIQSRLEERVVELEAALANSQGKDIIGTSSSHDSPVPQDEQKSVVLNLSRETLAAYTEAYEELMTVSESDDEDFPFPFEKRNDHQDIRMKDVDTVRDSNSNVHLECRNGYIETELNLGSVKNLDIMKDIVCDSRDESEGGEEEMESVLIRQLVEKARQGFPLVLNAQKALLSTEQINL; encoded by the exons ATGGATGTTTGGTTTGTTGCTGCCGCTGCTGGTGCCGGCTATTTAGCTCAGCGTCTGAAGAATATTAATCGTGGTAAACACAAATTGTTGTCTTCTAAAAACCTTAATGTTGtcaaacaagaggtaccggcaGTTCTGCCAAAGATCGAGGATAATAAGTATCAGTTGCACAGAGTGTTATCAAGTGAAAATTTAGGTAAATGCGATTGTACAGAAAAAGAATGGGCTTGTCAAGACGCTTTTGGTCCAGAAATGGTTTCAACTGATGAATTTCAAGGTGAAACTTTGGCAGAGGATACAAGTTCTTCAGCCACAGTTTTAAGCAACACGGGAGGGAATTGTGGAGACGGAGTAATCCTTGACGACATTGCAGATGATTCATTGCCTCAACCTTCTACAATAGAAATGGGGTTTTCTTATGATTTTAGAAGAAATAGAAGTAGCATTAGAAGTAGACAAATCAACAGGCAATTCATAAAACGTCGTACATCTCTTGAACGTTGTCTTATGGCTCAGTTACTGGAGGAACATGCTGAGACTGAAGAAAATATGAGTTCTGTCAATCTATCAAACAAACCGACAATGCGGCCATTTCACGTGACTGGTGAAAGCTCATTAATCAGGAGAGAACCCTGTGCATCCTGCAATGCAGCTTGGAGACATAAGTTGCTCAAGGAAACACATTTAGAAGAGAATAATGACGTGCTAGGAGTTATAAGAATGCTGCATGCTGTACCCATGGAGTCACAAGAGAACACCAAAGCTAGAACTGAAAAAAACCGTACTCTAAGGAGGAACAACTCTAGCACAACAATGAACGGAAATCACAAGATTGCACAAGGTG GATCATCTGACGGGGCTCTTCTTTTCTATCTTGGATTGACAATGGGAATGGTCTCGtcttttttggaaaataaaaggGAAATGGAAAAATTGGATAAGTTGTTGAAGCATAAGGAGAACCTGGTTCAAGATTTGCAAGAGGAACTTGAGATGAAGGATTCGTTGACTGTGAAAGAGCTTACTGTGGAGGATTATGAATCTCAAGACAATTCCTGTGATCAAATGGCTGAGGAGGAATCATTAAGCAAAATAGAAGCAGTGCTTGAAGCAGAACTGGAGAGGCTGGAATCAAACATGAACTCGACTAGATTTAAAGCGAAACTGTCCTATGTATCCGTG CTTGATCAAGATTTTGTATCAGATGTTACCGAGTGGGAGTTGAAAGCTGACTTGTTTGATGCGGAGAAAGACACTCGACCATATACAAATAGGGAGGGAATCTCCCCTCCCTCGGCCGAGTATCCAATCTCCCCCAGAGAACTAAGCTTGAGGCTACATGAAGTCATCCAATCAAGACTCGAAGAACGTGTGGTTGAACTCGAGGCAGCACTCGCAAACAGCCAGGGGAAGGATATTATTGGGACTTCTTCCAGTCATGATAGCCCGGTTCCTCAGGACGAGCAAAAGTCTGTTGTGTTAAATTTATCCAGGGAAACTTTGGCTGCATATACCGAAGCATATGAGGAGTTAATGACGGTATCTGAGTCTGATGATGAAGATTTTCCTTTTCCGTTTGAGAAGAGAAACGACCATCAAGATATAAGGATGAAAGACGTGGATACGGTTCGAGATAGCAACTCAAACGTCCACTTGGAATGTCGTAATGGATACATAGAAACTGAATTAAATCTTGGAAGTGTGAAAAATCTTGATATTATGAAAGATATTGTGTGTGACAGTAGAGATGAGAGTGAAGGCGGTGAGGAGGAGATGGAGAGTGTGTTGATAAGACAACTTGTAGAGAAAGCAAGGCAGGGCTTTCCTCTAGTTTTGAATGCTCAAAAGGCTTTATTATCGACTGAGCAAATTAATCTTTGA
- the LOC140978491 gene encoding uncharacterized protein isoform X2: protein MDVWFVAAAAGAGYLAQRLKNINRGKHKLLSSKNLNVVKQEVPAVLPKIEDNKYQLHRVLSSENLGKCDCTEKEWACQDAFGPEMVSTDEFQGETLAEDTSSSATVLSNTGGNCGDGVILDDIADDSLPQPSTIEMGFSYDFRRNRSSIRSRQINRQFIKRRTSLERCLMAQLLEEHAETEENMSSVNLSNKPTMRPFHVTGESSLIRREPCASCNAAWRHKLLKETHLEENNDVLGVIRMLHAVPMESQENTKARTEKNRTLRRNNSSTTMNGNHKIAQGSSDGALLFYLGLTMGMVSSFLENKREMEKLDKLLKHKENLVQDLQEELEMKDSLTVKELTVEDYESQDNSCDQMAEEESLSKIEAVLEAELERLESNMNSTRFKAKLSYVSVVSMLDQDFVSDVTEWELKADLFDAEKDTRPYTNREGISPPSAEYPISPRELSLRLHEVIQSRLEERVVELEAALANSQGKDIIGTSSSHDSPVPQDEQKSVVLNLSRETLAAYTEAYEELMTVSESDDEDFPFPFEKRNDHQDIRMKDVDTVRDSNSNVHLECRNGYIETELNLGSVKNLDIMKDIVCDSRDESEGGEEEMESVLIRQLVEKARQGFPLVLNAQKALLSTEQINL, encoded by the exons ATGGATGTTTGGTTTGTTGCTGCCGCTGCTGGTGCCGGCTATTTAGCTCAGCGTCTGAAGAATATTAATCGTGGTAAACACAAATTGTTGTCTTCTAAAAACCTTAATGTTGtcaaacaagaggtaccggcaGTTCTGCCAAAGATCGAGGATAATAAGTATCAGTTGCACAGAGTGTTATCAAGTGAAAATTTAGGTAAATGCGATTGTACAGAAAAAGAATGGGCTTGTCAAGACGCTTTTGGTCCAGAAATGGTTTCAACTGATGAATTTCAAGGTGAAACTTTGGCAGAGGATACAAGTTCTTCAGCCACAGTTTTAAGCAACACGGGAGGGAATTGTGGAGACGGAGTAATCCTTGACGACATTGCAGATGATTCATTGCCTCAACCTTCTACAATAGAAATGGGGTTTTCTTATGATTTTAGAAGAAATAGAAGTAGCATTAGAAGTAGACAAATCAACAGGCAATTCATAAAACGTCGTACATCTCTTGAACGTTGTCTTATGGCTCAGTTACTGGAGGAACATGCTGAGACTGAAGAAAATATGAGTTCTGTCAATCTATCAAACAAACCGACAATGCGGCCATTTCACGTGACTGGTGAAAGCTCATTAATCAGGAGAGAACCCTGTGCATCCTGCAATGCAGCTTGGAGACATAAGTTGCTCAAGGAAACACATTTAGAAGAGAATAATGACGTGCTAGGAGTTATAAGAATGCTGCATGCTGTACCCATGGAGTCACAAGAGAACACCAAAGCTAGAACTGAAAAAAACCGTACTCTAAGGAGGAACAACTCTAGCACAACAATGAACGGAAATCACAAGATTGCACAAG GATCATCTGACGGGGCTCTTCTTTTCTATCTTGGATTGACAATGGGAATGGTCTCGtcttttttggaaaataaaaggGAAATGGAAAAATTGGATAAGTTGTTGAAGCATAAGGAGAACCTGGTTCAAGATTTGCAAGAGGAACTTGAGATGAAGGATTCGTTGACTGTGAAAGAGCTTACTGTGGAGGATTATGAATCTCAAGACAATTCCTGTGATCAAATGGCTGAGGAGGAATCATTAAGCAAAATAGAAGCAGTGCTTGAAGCAGAACTGGAGAGGCTGGAATCAAACATGAACTCGACTAGATTTAAAGCGAAACTGTCCTATGTATCCGTGGTAAGCATG CTTGATCAAGATTTTGTATCAGATGTTACCGAGTGGGAGTTGAAAGCTGACTTGTTTGATGCGGAGAAAGACACTCGACCATATACAAATAGGGAGGGAATCTCCCCTCCCTCGGCCGAGTATCCAATCTCCCCCAGAGAACTAAGCTTGAGGCTACATGAAGTCATCCAATCAAGACTCGAAGAACGTGTGGTTGAACTCGAGGCAGCACTCGCAAACAGCCAGGGGAAGGATATTATTGGGACTTCTTCCAGTCATGATAGCCCGGTTCCTCAGGACGAGCAAAAGTCTGTTGTGTTAAATTTATCCAGGGAAACTTTGGCTGCATATACCGAAGCATATGAGGAGTTAATGACGGTATCTGAGTCTGATGATGAAGATTTTCCTTTTCCGTTTGAGAAGAGAAACGACCATCAAGATATAAGGATGAAAGACGTGGATACGGTTCGAGATAGCAACTCAAACGTCCACTTGGAATGTCGTAATGGATACATAGAAACTGAATTAAATCTTGGAAGTGTGAAAAATCTTGATATTATGAAAGATATTGTGTGTGACAGTAGAGATGAGAGTGAAGGCGGTGAGGAGGAGATGGAGAGTGTGTTGATAAGACAACTTGTAGAGAAAGCAAGGCAGGGCTTTCCTCTAGTTTTGAATGCTCAAAAGGCTTTATTATCGACTGAGCAAATTAATCTTTGA
- the LOC140979303 gene encoding large ribosomal subunit protein eL42, whose translation MVNVPKTKKTYCKSKECKKHTLHKVTQYKKGKDSLAVQGKRRYDRKQSGYGGQTKPVFHKKAKTTKKIVLRLQCQGCKHVSQHPIKRCKHFEIGGDKKGKGTSLF comes from the exons ATG GTGAACGTACCCAAAACAAAGAAGACTTACTGCAAATCGAAGGAGTGCAAAAAGCACACCTTGCATAAGGTTACCCAGTACAAGAAGGGAAAAGATAGCTTAGCTGTTCAGGGGAAGCGTCGTTATGATCGGAAGCAGTCAGGTTATGGTGGGCAGACCAAGCCAGTCTTCCACAAAAAG GCAAAAACAACCAAGAAAATCGTGTTGAGGTTGCAATGTCAAGGTTGCAAACATGTTTCCCAGCACCCTATCAAG AGGTGCAAGCACTTTGAGATTGGTGGAGACAAGAAAGGGAAAGGAACTTCCCTTTTCTAA
- the LOC140978384 gene encoding uncharacterized protein, giving the protein MSSSGGGGGGDSSSASVFSLEGIDDVQDFPYVNEGEGPSMSWERYSHLNDLMHTGNKAFRENQLDQAIEFYSRSNNIKPDDPVILGNRCAAYLRICQFLKHRPPSASEYRPLSGLDPTIHAGLALKDADKVMSLQLNLVTSYILKANALILLERYEQAREVIYYGLQIDPHSNPLLNLERSTANTLLRRSHVKPQRTDDYDCTVCLRLLYEPVTTPCGHSFCRSCLFQSMDRGNRCPICRTVLFISPRTCSVSVTLNNVIQKNFPEEYAERRSEHAILTNPGVDLLPLFVMDVILPCQKFQLNIFEPRYRLMVRRIMEGSRRMGMVITDSTTGLIADHACEVEITDCEPLPDGRFFLEVESRRRCRIVRCWDQDGYRVSEVEWVQDNIPLEGTAERHSYLELTQNAAVFAHQWMKDAQAAAQGDRIRLAELFKAEGLMPSTHDPEHFSFWLATLTNRRPSEKLELLRMRDTKERIRRGLLYMKAEEQGCRLQ; this is encoded by the exons ATGTCAAGCAGCGGTGGCGGTGGCGGTGGCGACTCATCTTCCGCCTCCGTTTTCAGTTTGGAAGGGATAGATGATGTCCAGGATTTTCCATAT GTGAATGAAGGAGAAGGACCGTCAATGTCATGGGAGAGGTACAGTCATCTCAATGATCTCATGCACACTGGGAACAAGGCTTTTCGAGAGAATCAATTGGATCAG GCGATTGAGTTTTACTCAAGATCTAACAACATTAAACCTGATGATCCTGTTATTCTTGGGAACCGATGTGCTGCATATCTTCG GATTTGTCAATTCCTTAAACACAGGCCTccatctgcatctgaatatagACCATTAAGTGGGTTGGATCCAACAATTCATGCTGGG CTTGCCCTGAAGGATGCGGATAAGGTGATGAGTCTGCAACTTAATTTAGTGACATCCTACATTCTCAAGGCAAATGCACTCATCCTG TTGGAAAGGTATGAGCAAGCTCGGGAAGTTATATATTATGGCCTTCAAATTGATCCTCatag TAATCCTCTTCTGAATTTGGAGAGATCAACAGCCAATACATTACTGAGGAGAAGCCATGTAAAACCACAGCGTACTGATGATTATGACTGCACAGTTTGCCTGAGGTTACTGTATGAACCTGTTACAACTCCCTGTGGACACTCTTTTTGTCGTTCTTGCCTGTTTCAATCCATGGACAGAG GTAACCGATGCCCAATCTGCCGCACAGTTTTGTTTATAAGTCCCAGAACATGTTCAGTCAG TGTCACATTGAACAACGTTATACAGAAGAACTTTCCCGAAGAATATGCTGAAAGGAGGTCGGAACATGCCATTTTGACAAACCCTGGAGTTGATTTGCTTCCTCTTTTTGTCATGGACGTCATACTACCATGCCAAAAGTTTCAGCTTAACATATTTGAACCTCGTTATAGGCTTATG GTGAGGAGGATAATGGAAGGAAGTCGCCGGATGGGAATg GTCATTACAGACTCAACTACAGGTTTAATAGCTGATCATGCATGTGAGGTGGAGATTACAGA CTGTGAGCCACTCCCTGATGGACGTTTCTTTTTAGAG GTCGAAAGTCGTAGGAGATGCCGGATTGTAAGATGTTGGGATCAAGATGG GTACCGTGTTTCTGAAGTTGAATGGGTGCAGGATAATATTCCGCTGGAGGGAACAGCAGAGAGACATTCC TATCTGGAGCTGACACAAAATGCAGCAGTGTTTGCTCACCAGTGGatgaaggatgcacaagctgcGGCTCAGGGAG ATAGGATAAGGCTTGCAGAGCTTTTTAAAGCCGAAGGGTTAATGCCCTCAACACATGATCCTGAGCACTTTAGTTTTTGG CTTGCGACTTTAACAAATCGGAGACCATCAGAAAAATTGGAGCTCCTTCGCATGAGAGATACAAAGGAG AGAATTAGGCGGGGACTTCTGTACATGAAGGCAGAAGAGCAAGGATGTCGGTTGCAGTAG